A region of the Oncorhynchus nerka isolate Pitt River linkage group LG26, Oner_Uvic_2.0, whole genome shotgun sequence genome:
CCAGCTCATCGAGCTCGTCTAGTTCTGAGTCTGACTCTGAGTCCGACTCTGACTCGCCTTCCGGTTCAGATGGCCGGCGTGGCTCTGAACCGTCCTCCCCCGTACTCGTCACTTATAGCAACAGTGCAAGGGAGCGCAACCGGGaacgggacagggagagggacaggaggctGGCGGAGCTGGGCTTCAGTGCCAGTGAGGACTCTGAGGGAGAGGGAAGTgttaaggaggaggaggaggcggtggAGGAGCAGGTTGTGGGAGACAAGCCTCGGCGTAGAGGGGAGGGACCTCCACGGGGCCGCAAGGGGCTCACGACGGACGGGAATGacgaggagagtggggagaggagtcGGAAGTCTACCCCAttgcctccaccctcccctctctcctccacccagccTCCACCTTCCTCCGGCCACGGCCCCTCGCCAGGTTCCGAGGGATTCTCCGGTAAGCGCAGCAACGGCTCTGAGACGCGCAATGGACGGACACGGGCGGGGGTGAGGGACCGGGAGACTCAGGAGAAGGAGAACGCCAACAACAGCAGCGGAGGCTCGGTGGCCAACCACCGACACGGAACTGGCAAGGGCAACAAGGGCAGCAAGATCCGTAGCAACAAGCAAACAGGGTCCCAACCAACATCGAGGAACAGTAGCAACTCTTCCGCTTCTACTGCCACTTCCACATccaatgggggagggggggggctgcTGAGCCCAGGCAGCAACTCCTCAGGGGGCATGTCAGCCCTCGCCGCCTCACCCCGGTCACAGCCGTCCCGGATGGCTCCACGTTCGCAGATGATGAAACGCAGCCCCCCTGCTGTGCCCTCGCCTCCCCGGCCTGTTCAGATGGAGCGGCACTTGGTGCGGCCACCACCCGCCTGCCCCGAGCCccactgcctgcccctggacagCGGCTCCTCCCACGTGATGCCCCGTGACGTCTGGCTCCACGTCTTCCAGCACCTCAGCCAGAGGGAGCTGTGTGTCTGCATGCGGGTCTGTCGGACATGGAGCCGGTGGTAAGTCTAGACAAAAGGTTCAGATGTGGTCAGCATCCAGTTGGGCTGGAAGGGGGTAGTTCAACACAAACTTGTTTGGACTACTGAGAAATGCATCTTTGATGTTGAGAACAATAGAAAACCATCCCTGAAAGGATATTCATTGACTGCAGTGACTCAAATTCTGTGGCGTACAGTAGACCAGACTTTCTTTTGTTCTCATCCCAGTCATTTAttttctgtcttgctctctcagGTGCTGTGATAAGAGATTGTGGAATCAGATTGACCTCAGCCGGCAGCGCTCTATCACCCCTCCTATGCTGAGTGGTATAATCCGCAGGCAACCAGTCTCCCTTAACCTGGGCTATACCAACATCTCGAAGAAGCAGCTCATGTGGCTTATCAACCGTCTACAAGGTATCTTGTGTTCATTCAACACCTCTGCCTCCCTACCACATCTTTTTCCATCAATATAGCCTGATCATGTCATATTGTAATTTGGCTGTCATCACCTCATTGCTGTATTGCTAGTCTGCTTTAGGGATTACGCTAACTCCTGGCCTCTTTCTCTCCCAGGTCTACTGGAGCTGAATGTGTCGGGCTGTCCCTGGTCCTCTGTGTCGGCCCTGTGTCAGGCTGCTTGTCCCTGCCTGCGTCTGCTCGACCTCAGCCGGGTAGAAGACATGAAGGACTCTCACCTGAGGGAGCTCCTGGCACCCCCTGCTGACACTCGGACAGGTTAGTGACAAGTCACTCACATGATTGATTAGCCATCCATAACCTGCAATATGAGATGAATACTATATAGGTGCAAATGAAATACAGTTGCAAATGCAGAGAATTGGTCTGTGTTAACAAAGCCCTGGCTTcccaaatatttttttgaaatcgAGTTTGTTGTGATTTTGTTTAATTAGTTTCGTTTTACCAGTTCCTCCAATCAAACTACTTGTTTACTGGTGAATACAGACAAGGGCATTAGTAGTGGGAGATTTCCGAGGAAGCGGACTGGTGTGAATTATATTGGAATGTCGGGAGGCCCAGCTTCGTTGTTATAGGCACGTTATTGAGGACGTGCACAATTCTAGAAGGAGAAATGGAGTCCCTTGAGAAAGCAAGTACAAGATGGGTGTCAGGGATGGAGCGGCAGTATTATCATAAGGAGGCGTGTACTTGCAAAACAGAGAAGGaatggagggaaaaagagagggagaagaggtctAAGAGAGTGAGGGAAGAAGAGGGTGAGCTTGAGTCGGATAAAAAATTGTGGAAAAAAGGGAGATGGTTTGTCAAAGAATGGTAGAAAGTATAAGCGGAGGGAGCTGAACGAGAtgaaatggaagtgaatgagggtGAAGTATCGGAGGTGGTAGGTGAGGTAAAGTTATCGAAAACTGGGGTATGCACCAAGGATCAGGATAAAGAAGAGTCTGACAGTAGGTGTGTAGTTTATGGAAAAAGGGGACTCTTGAattttggctgatccatttgtggtttcatGGTGGGTGGAAAAAGTGTTGGGTAATGTGGACTCGGTGAGGATAAAGTGGTCTCGTGATAATTGTTTGTTTCTGTTGGGCAGAGGAAGAATGCGCTCAAAGTAAAACGAATGGGGGCAAGTAAAGTGAATAGTTTCGTTCTCATGAAAAGGGCACCCGTGAAGGAGTGATAGCTGGGGTAGCAGTAGATCtacagttgaaatcagaagtttacatacacttaggtttgagtcaATAAAACtcgattttcaaccactccacaaatgtattgttgacaaactattgttttggcaaggcggttaggacatctactttgtgcatgacacaagtcatttttccaacaattgttaacagattatttcactgtaacactaagttgactgtgccttttttaaacagcttggaaaactccagaaaaggatgtcatggctttagaagcttctgattggcatAATTTGattaaattggaggtgtacctgtggatgtatttcaaagcctaccttcaaactcagtgcctctttgcccgacatcatgggaaaatcaaaagaaatcagccaagacctcagaaaacaaagtgtagacctccacatgtctggttcatccttgggagcaatttgcaaatgcctgaaggtaccacgttcatctgtacaaacaatagtacgcaactataaacaccatgggaccatgcagccgtcttactgctcaggaaggagacgcgttctctctcctagagatgaacgtactttggtgcgaaaagtgcaaatcaatcgcagaacaacagcaaaggaccttgtgaagatgctggaggaaaccgctacaaaagtatctatatccacagtaaaacaagtcttatatctacataacctgaaaggccgctcagcaaggaagaagccactgctccaaaaccgccataaaaaagccagactacggtttgcaactgcacatggggacaaagattgtactttttgagaaatgtcctctggtctgatgaaacacaaatagaactgtttagccataatggccatcgttatgtttggaggaaaaactgggaggcttgcaagccgaagaacaccatcccaaccatgaagcatgggggtggcggcatcatgttgtgggggtgctttgctgcaggaggggttcgtgcacttcacaaaatagatggcatcatgaggaaggaaaattatgtggatatattgaagcaacatctcaagacagccaggaagttaaagcttggtcgcaaatgggtcttccaaatggacaatgaccccaagcatacttcccaaGGTGGCAAAATGtcttcaggacaacaaagtcaaggtattggagtggccatcacaaagacctgacctcaatcctatagaaaatgtgtgggcagaactgaaaaggcatgtgcgagcaaagaggcctacaaacctgactcagttaaaccagctctgtcaggaggaatgggccaaaattcacccaacttattgtggggagcttgtggaaTCCTACCCGAAACgtgtgacccaagttaaacaaccttattttggcccattcctccatgcatatctcctctagagcagtgatgttttggggctgttgctctcattttgtctgtcatcgttgaagtgtacctatgactttttttgccccactgtataagttATTCTGTACGAGTGTTTGTGCCGAATACATTGAGATGTTACAGGTGTCAAGTTTGTGGCCGTGTgctagcagtgtgtaggagggagggtccaaggtgtgagaaatgtgcagaagggcatgagacaaaggaatgtgtagtagTGGAATGTGTTAATTATAGGGGTGCCCATGgagctggggatcagaaatgtcccgtgcgagagaggcaggttgaggtttctaGGGTTAGAGtagaagttgtcatatgctgaggcagtgaagaaagtagaggaagatgggttaagggagaggagtggtgagagtagtagagatataccagtacagagggagaggcCAAAAAGTGAAACAagtttcagtaagattggattttttAGCATTTATATCAATGGTTATTAATTGTACTGCAGGGATGGATCGGAAGTCTCAGAAAATTGAGGTTGttgtggcagctgcagagaggtatttgggtgtgTGAGACTTGACAACAGAAGAGTTACAGGATATGTTCAGTTGTGATGTCCCATCCTTTCAGAGTGATTTCATGAGGTAGGAATGAATACATTTAATTAGTGGAGTAGGGGGGTGTTCAATTTATTTAGTATAATTTTGAAATGAGTGAGTAtagtgttagatggtagggtataagggagttgtactccaatctagtaggtggcggtagtgcaacaaattggatgccaaccgctgtTAAACCTCATAGAAGAAGAAGTAACCTGCACTACACTATGGAAGGGAAGATGCCATGCTGTGTTCATTGGCATTTGTGACATCGTCTATAAAATGTACTGTTTAATTTCACTGTACTGTCATGCTTGTTTTCAGTGAATATTGTTGCAAGTGAAGAACCACTCCCTTTTCATAGTGCAGTAGTTCCCacactttttatagtcccgtactctttcaaacattcaacctccagttgCGTACCCCCTCCAGCACCAGGGTcggcgcactctcaaatgtttttttgttgttgccatcattgtaagcctgccacacaccctacacgatacatttattaaacataagaatttGTGTGAGTTTTTGCCACAAACCAGCTCGTGgtaagtgacaaagagctcttataggaccagggcacaaataataataaccaataattttgctctttatttaaccatcttacatataaaaccatatttgttcatcaaaaattgtgaataactcaccacaggttaatgagaggggtgtgtgcttgaaaggatgcacataactgcaatgttgggttgtattggagagtctcagtcttaaatcattttccacagtctgcctgtatttagttttcatgctagtgagggccgagaatccactctcacataggtaagtggttgcaaagggcatcggtgtcttaacagcgcgatttgccaaggcaggatactctgcaattcacagaaccgcttgttgcaatttcggtGAGGCTCTCTAGTTCAGGtattggtaagtggactggaggcaaggcatgaaagggataactaATCCAGTTGTTTGGGGAatgtaattgcgcacccagctcactcaggtgcttcgctatatcacattttacattttccgtaagcttgagttaatttgcagacaaatcatacaatgatggaaagacctgtgcgttgtccttgttaatgcagaccgagaagagctccaacttcttaatcatagcacATTGAAtgtagttgcggagagtccctgtaatcttagcttcagatcattcaggcgggAAAAatgtcacccagataggccagtcgtgtgagaaactcatcatgcaagcggtcagacaagtgaaaatggtTTAGTAAAAAATGTAAGCTTCTCTCtcaaaaaaacgtgtcaatattttgccccttgataacAGCTCAGTTTTTGTATGTGAATCACAATTTTATTTGGCCAACCCCAATTTGGGAATACCTGTTACATTGATAAACACACAGACTGTGAATCCTAAAAGTCCTGTAACATGTTTTGCTTTGTTCTTGGTCGAAAAGCTCATGGCGAGAGCAGAGGGGGGCGGTTCCAGAACGTAACAGAGCTGCGATTGGCCGGGCTGGACTTGACAGATGTCACGTCCCGCCTGTTGGTGCGCTACCTGCCCCACTTGACCAAGCTGGACCTGAGTCAGTGTGGCAACATCACGGACCAGACCATCCACACACTGACCTCCCCCATGTCTCCACTGAAAGATAGCCTCACCCACCTCAACCTGGCAGGTAAAGACTACACGGTAGACTCACTAGCCCCAAATACACCAAGGTAGGTACCCTGTTTTTTGTTTGTTCGTATATTTGAATATTGCAGGTTCAGGCTGCTGACCAGGGATCTGCTCCAGATACTGACCTTTTCTTCCCTCTGAGATGTTTAATCATGCTAAAGTAGCAACATACAGAGATACTTGTTGTCTTATTTCTCAACGATATCAACCTGGCTCCTGGTTGAAATATTCAAACCACGTTTACTGATTGAAGTGTTGCAGTCATTGTGGTTATGTAGGTTGACCGTTGGTAGTTAACCTCCTGTTGTTTTCTCCTGTCCGCAGGCTGTGTGAAGGTGACTGAGCAGTGCCTGCCCCTGTTGCGCCGCTGTGCCTCCCTGCAGAGCGCTGACTTGCGCTCCTGCACCTTGCTCACCCCTGATGCCTGTcagctcctctccttcccttgcCCTGATGATAGAGTGCTGCTCAAGAACAGCTAAGGGCCTGCGAcgcctccccccacacacacacacacatcaaccccCACCACACTACAGAGAGATAAGAGAACGAGAGGGACCCTGCGATGTGGGCAAGTGAGCCAGCCACTGAGGGAAAAGGACATGGAGTGGGAGCCACGAAAGAGAAAAGTGGGATTAGAGAATGAGAGAACCATAGACCTTTGCCTACATTTCTCTGGATCGACTCGTTTGTGAACGGACATCATTGAAAATGTTTTAGCATGTACATATTCAATATCTGTACAAtgggtgtgtgtatataaatGTAGTTTACTGTAAATGACCCAATccgccccttccctctctccttctaccctcaCACCAACCATTATCCAGCTGACGTGTAAAGGCACTGCACTGCGCCACTGTCTTGAACTAGCATCATTTGCACTCCATAATCAAAAACTCCTGACGAACTAATCCATTTCCTCTTTCGTGGCGTCAGACTACGAAGAATGTACCCAATGCCAGAGGCTGCGCCCCATCGGAAGCCGTTTAATGTCCAGACGGATACTGGGctcatgttagtgtgtgtgtctttgtaagtatgtgtgagagaTGTAAACGGTGTTAATGTGACAGTTGGCGCGAGAAAGAGACGGAAACAGGACCCGTGTACGTCTCCTTCACCGCTAAGCTCTCTGCTGCCCTCAATCTTTCTGGGGGTTAAGGACATTCAAGGCCCTACATATCCTGTCCAATGGCCGGAGAGCCACTAGAGCCCATAACTCCTAGCCCCGACCCCAACCCCTTATTTTCCTCTCTTTTCCTGCCCAACGTGCCATTCTTATGGGGTCTGTTCATCCTTGTCAATCTGATTGTCCTACTCTGTACCCTGGACAGCCCTTCCcatcacactctgtctctctgctgccatGGCCCTTTTGCAGCTTGTGCTGCCCACCGTCTGTGCTGTGTGCGTACATTATGCAGAGAGCTGGACCTTGCTGTGTCCGACTGCAATGAACCATGCTTACCGTACTGTTTCATACCAGACCTGGAATTTGCCACGGC
Encoded here:
- the LOC115110220 gene encoding F-box/LRR-repeat protein 19-like isoform X3, with the translated sequence MSGSKALGGARRRRTRCRRCQACMRTECGECHFCKDMKKFGGPGRMKQSCLLRQCTAPVLPHTAVCFSCGEAGKEDTVDTEEEKFSLSLMECTICNEIIHPSCLKMGKAEGIINDEIPNCWECPKCHKEGKTSKDGGDGSGKRRMDNGEVGRWKLTDDPPPTKKKPPSLDDGGRQDGHKRKKEKELPQDSGPKKKMKGAHEKRLKKKQKPNVSETAESNGPNSSTGGGQGSGGGSNSTQSPTSTASQDQRSHHREKLERFKRMCQLLERVRESSSSSSSSSESDSESDSDSPSGSDGRRGSEPSSPVLVTYSNSARERNRERDRERDRRLAELGFSASEDSEGEGSVKEEEEAVEEQVVGDKPRRRGEGPPRGRKGLTTDGNDEESGERSRKSTPLPPPSPLSSTQPPPSSGHGPSPGSEGFSGKRSNGSETRNGRTRAGVRDRETQEKENANNSSGGSVANHRHGTGKGNKGSKIRSNKQTGSQPTSRNSSNSSASTATSTSNGGGGGLLSPGSNSSGGMSALAASPRSQPSRMAPRSQMMKRSPPAVPSPPRPVQMERHLVRPPPACPEPHCLPLDSGSSHVMPRDVWLHVFQHLSQRELCVCMRVCRTWSRWCCDKRLWNQIDLSRQRSITPPMLSGIIRRQPVSLNLGYTNISKKQLMWLINRLQGLLELNVSGCPWSSVSALCQAACPCLRLLDLSRVEDMKDSHLRELLAPPADTRTAHGESRGGRFQNVTELRLAGLDLTDVTSRLLVRYLPHLTKLDLSQCGNITDQTIHTLTSPMSPLKDSLTHLNLAGCVKVTEQCLPLLRRCASLQSADLRSCTLLTPDACQLLSFPCPDDRVLLKNS
- the LOC115110220 gene encoding F-box/LRR-repeat protein 19-like isoform X1 — protein: MLSNMKEEDYSAGKRMELTAEGMSGSKALGGARRRRTRCRRCQACMRTECGECHFCKDMKKFGGPGRMKQSCLLRQCTAPVLPHTAVCFSCGEAGKEDTVDTEEEKFSLSLMECTICNEIIHPSCLKMGKAEGIINDEIPNCWECPKCHKEGKTSKDGGDGSGKRRMDNGEVGRWKLTDDPPPTKKKPPSLDDGGRQDGHKRKKEKELPQDSGPKKKMKGAHEKRLKKKQKPNVSETAESNGPNSSTGGGQGSGGGSNSTQSPTSTASQDQRSHHREKLERFKRMCQLLERVRESSSSSSSSSESDSESDSDSPSGSDGRRGSEPSSPVLVTYSNSARERNRERDRERDRRLAELGFSASEDSEGEGSVKEEEEAVEEQVVGDKPRRRGEGPPRGRKGLTTDGNDEESGERSRKSTPLPPPSPLSSTQPPPSSGHGPSPGSEGFSGKRSNGSETRNGRTRAGVRDRETQEKENANNSSGGSVANHRHGTGKGNKGSKIRSNKQTGSQPTSRNSSNSSASTATSTSNGGGGGLLSPGSNSSGGMSALAASPRSQPSRMAPRSQMMKRSPPAVPSPPRPVQMERHLVRPPPACPEPHCLPLDSGSSHVMPRDVWLHVFQHLSQRELCVCMRVCRTWSRWCCDKRLWNQIDLSRQRSITPPMLSGIIRRQPVSLNLGYTNISKKQLMWLINRLQGLLELNVSGCPWSSVSALCQAACPCLRLLDLSRVEDMKDSHLRELLAPPADTRTAHGESRGGRFQNVTELRLAGLDLTDVTSRLLVRYLPHLTKLDLSQCGNITDQTIHTLTSPMSPLKDSLTHLNLAGCVKVTEQCLPLLRRCASLQSADLRSCTLLTPDACQLLSFPCPDDRVLLKNS
- the LOC115110220 gene encoding F-box/LRR-repeat protein 19-like isoform X2; translated protein: MLSNMKEEDYSAGKRMELTAEGMSGSKALGGARRRRTRCRRCQACMRTECGECHFCKDMKKFGGPGRMKQSCLLRQCTAPVLPHTAVCFSCGEAGKEDTVDTEEEKFSLSLMECTICNEIIHPSCLKMGKAEGIINDEIPNCWECPKCHKEGKTSKDGGDGSGKRRMDNGEVGRWKLTDDPPPTKKKPPSLDDGGRQDGHKRKKEKELPQDSGPKKKKQKPNVSETAESNGPNSSTGGGQGSGGGSNSTQSPTSTASQDQRSHHREKLERFKRMCQLLERVRESSSSSSSSSESDSESDSDSPSGSDGRRGSEPSSPVLVTYSNSARERNRERDRERDRRLAELGFSASEDSEGEGSVKEEEEAVEEQVVGDKPRRRGEGPPRGRKGLTTDGNDEESGERSRKSTPLPPPSPLSSTQPPPSSGHGPSPGSEGFSGKRSNGSETRNGRTRAGVRDRETQEKENANNSSGGSVANHRHGTGKGNKGSKIRSNKQTGSQPTSRNSSNSSASTATSTSNGGGGGLLSPGSNSSGGMSALAASPRSQPSRMAPRSQMMKRSPPAVPSPPRPVQMERHLVRPPPACPEPHCLPLDSGSSHVMPRDVWLHVFQHLSQRELCVCMRVCRTWSRWCCDKRLWNQIDLSRQRSITPPMLSGIIRRQPVSLNLGYTNISKKQLMWLINRLQGLLELNVSGCPWSSVSALCQAACPCLRLLDLSRVEDMKDSHLRELLAPPADTRTAHGESRGGRFQNVTELRLAGLDLTDVTSRLLVRYLPHLTKLDLSQCGNITDQTIHTLTSPMSPLKDSLTHLNLAGCVKVTEQCLPLLRRCASLQSADLRSCTLLTPDACQLLSFPCPDDRVLLKNS